A single genomic interval of Passer domesticus isolate bPasDom1 chromosome 26, bPasDom1.hap1, whole genome shotgun sequence harbors:
- the LOC135286399 gene encoding class I histocompatibility antigen, F10 alpha chain-like: MRPCLHTRLRVYGCDLLSDGSVRGFSQDGYDGRDFISFDLESGRFVAADSGAEITRRHWEGTVAEARMNYLKHTCPEWLRKYVRCGQKELERKEPPDVHVSGKEEHGTLILSCHAYGFYPSTIAVSWMKGDDTLDQWPEWGGIVPNSHGTFHTWARIEALPEERELYRCRVEHPGMLEPGIFAWEPTSGGNLTVVVAVSVIAAILILTVLIGFAVWRLQSGRRDRKGYNPAAGKDVGTNGLTTGITA; encoded by the exons ATGAGGCCCT GTCTCCACACGAGGTTGCGAGTTTATGGCTGTGACCTCCTGTCTGACGGGAGCGTCCGTGGATTCAGTCAGGATGGCTACGACGGGCGGGATTTCATCTCCTTTGACCTGGAATCCGGGAGATTCGTGGCAGCCGACAGTGGTGCTGAGATCAccaggagacactgggaggggaCCGTGGCTGAGGCACGGATGAATTACCTGAAGCACACCTGCCCAGAATGGCTCCGGAAATATGTCAGATGTgggcagaaggagctggagcgCAAAG AGCCCCCTGATGTCCATGTGTCTGGAAAAGAGGAACACGGGACGCTGATCCTGTCCTGCCACGCGTACGGATTCTACCCCAGCACCATCGCAGTCAGCTGGATGAAGGGGGATGATACCTTGGATCAGTGGCCGGAGTGGGGCGGGATCGTTCCCAACAGCCACGGCACCTTCCACACCTGGGCCAGGATCGAGGCGCTGCCGGAGGAGCGGGAGCTGTACCGGTGCAGGGTGGAGCATCCTGGAATGCTGGAGCCCGGGATCTTCGCATGGG AGCCGACATCTGGTGGGAATCTCACCGTGGTGGTCGCTGTGTCCGTCATCGCTgccatcctcatcctcaccgTCCTCATCGGATTCGCTGTCTGGAGGCTCCAGTCTG GGAGGAGGGACAGGAAAGGATACAACCCGGCAGCCG gAAAGGACGTGGGAACCAACGGCTTGACCACAG GAATCACCGCCTGA